A genome region from Sphingobium sp. CR2-8 includes the following:
- the queG gene encoding tRNA epoxyqueuosine(34) reductase QueG, protein MPVETETLAQSLEQRLKAEAIRLGFAACRIAPADVAPKTGERLRQWLDAGHHGDMLWMEDRAEQRGSPKGLWPDVRSVIMLGMSYAPGRDPLALAEVSDRARFSVYAQGKDYHDVVKKALKALARWLVEQQALEGQAGSLKVFVDTAPVMEKPLAQGAGLGWQGKHSNLVSREHGSWLFLGAIYTEMALEPDAGETDHCGRCTACMTACPTDAFPSPYVVDARRCISYLTIEHKGPIPEDLRAGIGNRVYGCDDCLAVCPWNKFADAAAANRAFVGRAELAAPEIGDLLALDDAAFREIFSGSPIKRIGRNRMVRNAAIAAGNSGDARLLGRLQALVGDDDPVVAEAATWAIGKISG, encoded by the coding sequence ATGCCCGTGGAAACCGAAACCTTGGCCCAAAGCCTGGAACAGCGCCTGAAGGCGGAAGCGATACGGCTGGGCTTTGCCGCCTGCCGCATCGCGCCTGCCGACGTCGCGCCCAAGACGGGCGAGCGGCTGCGCCAATGGCTGGACGCGGGCCATCATGGCGACATGCTGTGGATGGAGGACCGCGCCGAACAACGCGGATCGCCCAAGGGCCTGTGGCCCGACGTGCGCAGCGTCATCATGCTGGGGATGAGCTACGCGCCGGGGCGCGATCCGCTGGCGCTGGCGGAGGTGAGCGACCGGGCGCGCTTTTCGGTCTATGCGCAGGGCAAGGATTATCACGACGTCGTCAAGAAAGCGCTCAAGGCCCTAGCCCGCTGGCTCGTGGAACAGCAGGCTCTGGAAGGGCAGGCGGGCAGCCTCAAAGTCTTCGTGGATACCGCACCGGTCATGGAAAAGCCGCTGGCGCAGGGCGCGGGGCTGGGCTGGCAGGGCAAGCACAGCAATCTGGTGAGCCGGGAACATGGCAGCTGGCTGTTTCTGGGGGCCATCTATACCGAGATGGCGCTGGAGCCGGACGCTGGCGAAACCGACCATTGCGGCCGCTGCACCGCCTGCATGACCGCCTGCCCGACCGACGCCTTCCCCTCCCCCTATGTGGTCGATGCGCGGCGCTGCATCTCCTACCTCACCATCGAGCATAAGGGGCCGATTCCGGAGGATCTGCGCGCCGGGATCGGCAATCGCGTCTATGGCTGCGACGATTGCCTGGCGGTATGCCCGTGGAACAAGTTCGCCGACGCGGCGGCGGCGAACCGCGCCTTCGTCGGCCGGGCGGAACTGGCCGCGCCGGAAATCGGCGATCTGCTGGCGCTGGACGATGCCGCGTTTCGCGAGATCTTCTCCGGCTCGCCGATCAAGCGGATCGGGCGCAACCGCATGGTGCGCAACGCGGCGATCGCGGCAGGCAATAGCGGCGATGCGCGATTGCTGGGCCGTTTGCAGGCGCTGGTCGGGGACGACGATCCGGTCGTGGCGGAAGCGGCGACCTGGGCGATCGGGAAGATTTCGGGCTGA